A window of Streptomyces sp. NBC_01224 genomic DNA:
GGCCGAGCGCCGGGTCGTGGGCCGCGTCGTCGGTGAGCCTGCCGACGACGGTGAAGGTGAGGGTCCGGCCGCGCAGGGTGCTGGTGTACGTCGTCCCGACCGGCAGCCCGGGTCCGGTGAGCACCGGGACGGCCCCGTGGCCGGCGCGCGGGGCCCGGGACAGGGCCGCCGCGGCCGGGGAGCCGGGCGCCGCGGCACCGAGCTCGGAGGCGTCGAGGGAGACCAGGTCGGCCCGGCCGTAGTTGCCGCCGTCCTCGGCGCCGATGAGCGCCGCAGAGGTGCGGGAGACGGTCACCCGGTGGCGGACCCCCGGGGCGCGGGACAGCTTCTGCGCGGTCTCCGGGTCGGCCTGGGCGCCGGCGTAGGAGGCGTCGGCTCCGACGTGCCAGTCGGCGGCGGTGCGGCGTCCTTCGGCGATCGTCCCGGCGACGAGGCTGCTGAAGACGGCGGTGCCCAGGGTGATGACCAGGACGAGGAGTGCGAGGGCGCGCGCTGGGGCGTCCTTGGCAGCCCGGGCGAGCGCGATCATCGGGACGGCGCCGCGACGGCGCGCGGACCAGCGGGCCAGGAACCGAACCGGGGGCGGGTAGCAGCGCACCAGCAGCAGAACGGTCGCCAGCCCCAGCAGGGCAGGCACAGCGGCGAGTTGGGGATCGGTCGCATCCTGCATGCCCCGGGTCCGCAGGGCGAGGACACCTGCGGCGGCGAGCAGCAGCACGGTGGCCTCGGCGGTGATCCGGCGTGCGCCGGCGCGTGCCCCGTCCCGGCCGTCGGCGGGCCGTCGCGGCGCTCTGTCCCGTACCGCGTTCCAGGTCAGCGCGGGCAGCACCAGCCAGGCGAGTGCCGCGACGACCGCCGCCGTGCCGTAGGCCGGGCTGCTCGCGCCCGAAGGTGCGACGGACCAGGCCACTGCGAGGCCCACCAGCATGCCGATCAGCACGACCGGGGCGGTCTGTCCGGCACGGGTGGCGGCGAGGCCGAGCGCGGCAGCCCCCCGGGCCCGTTGGAGCCGGTGTGCGTCGAGCCTGCGGCGTACGGCGAGCAGGGCCGTGACGACACAGGTGGCCAGGCCGACGCTGATCAGCGAGACGAGTGAGAACGAGATGACGGCCTCGGCGCGGTGCCATTCGGTGGTGAACCGCGCTGCCATGTCCGGCAGTTGGCTCGACATGGTCAGCGGGGACGCCCCGTGCGCACCGACGGTGCAGACCTGGTATCCGTCGGCGTCCTGTCGGCAGAACGAGTCGTCGACCAGCTGCCCGTACTGGTACAGCCCGCGCTGAAGCTCCGCGCTGCCGTGTGCACCGCTGAACCGGATCGCTTCGGCACCTGTCAGGTCGAGCTGCTGGTTCCAGGTGGCGGAGAGCTGGACCTGTCCTGACCTCTGGAGCCTTTCGAGCGCGCCGGGCGAGGTCAGTGCGGTGGCTTGCCGGTCGATGCCCGTGGTGGCGCCGGGCACCTTCAACGGGTCGCCGAGCAGTGGTACTTCGCGGCCTATCCGCTGCGAGCCGAGCTCGAAGACACCGGCCACCACGGCCGGAGTCGTCACGGGCAGGCTGCCCTGCCGGAGGGTGAGACGCTGTCCGACGCGGAGCCCCAGCACGTCCGCCGTCCGGGCCGATACGGCGATCTCGACCCGGCTACGGTTCTCGCCCGGTGCCCGGCCCGCGGTGTAGGAACGCCCCCGGGGCGCGTCGTTCGCGTACAGCAGGCCGAGCGCGACGGACTCGTCGCCGATCGTGGCCGCCACCGGCGGGAGTTCCACGCGGGCGGACCGGGCCACCAGGCGGTCGGTGAGCACAACGGGCGCGGCACTCATGATGTGCTTGCCCGAGTCGTCGAGGTCCCGCCCGAACGTGACCGGTTCGGTCCTCTTGGTGTGGGGGATTTCAAGCGCCGAACTGAACTGCAGGCCTGGCCCGTTCGCCTGGACGGCGGCCACCCGGTCGAGCAGGGCATGTCCGGCGAGCCGGTCCATGAGCGGCGGTGCGGCGGCGGCCGCGGCGGTGAGCAGGGCGACGAGCGCGGCGAGACAGGCCAGCAGTACGGCGTCGGACCGCGCCTCACGGATCGTCAGCACGTCGGGTCGCCAGGAGCGGAGCGCGCGAACCCTGTCGACGAGGCCACCGGTGAAGGCGGGCTCCGCGCCCGGTGCTCGGTCGCTCATCCGTCGTCCCCCGCTCGCAGTACCCGTGCCAGATCCACCCGTGCCAGGAACCGGGCGGCGAAACCGACCACCACGCAGATCAGTACGGTCGTGGCCGCCCCGGTCATCGCCACCCGCGCCCAGGGCACGGACGTCAGCAGGACGGGGAAGACCTGCTGTCCGTCGGTGTTCACCGTGACCACCGGCATGATCGCAGCCGCGAGCAACGTGCCGAGCAGGGTGCCCAGCAGCGCGGCGACGGCTGACAGCCCCAGCTGTTCGGTCCAGAGGTACGCGGCGAGCTGGCCGCGCCGTACGCCGATGGCCCGCAGCAGCGCGAACTCCCGGCGCCGGTCCCTCGCGGAGAGCGCGGTGTGCAGCGTGAAGGCGATCACCGCGAAGGCGGGGGCCAGCAGCAGGCAGAGTGTGAGGGCGCCGCGAGCGCCGTGCCTCAGCGGATCGTCGGCGAGCCGGGCTCGTTCATGGGGCACGTCCGTCGCGACACCGAGCCGCGGATCCGCGACCACCGCCCGCAGCGCGGCGCTCGCATCGTGCCCCCGGACCGAGGCCAGCCAGCCGGTCTCGGCCTCGGGCAGCCGGCCCTGGGCGGCGAGCAGACCGGTCAGCGCCCGGGAGTCGACGAGGAGGCGCGGGAAGTCCCGGTCGACGCCGGGAACGGCCTCGATCCGGCCGATCACCTTGAAGGACAGGGCGCCCCCGTCGGGCGGCGCCACGTCCACGGTGTCCCCGATCCTGACAGTGCCCTGGGCGAGCAGCGCCGCATCGGCCAGGGCGGGCACATCGGGAGTGACCCGCACGGTGCCGACCGCCAGCCGGATGTCCCACAGGGGCGAGGTCGATGCGACGTCGGGGCCGCGCAGCACCGCGTCGAGGAGTGCGCCGGCCCGCGGCCGGTTGCCGCAGAGCACGGGCCCGGTACCGGGGGTCGGGGCGAACGTATCGGGTTCCACGCCGGGGCAGCCCGCGGTGCCCGGATCGGACACGTCGGTGCCGGTGACATCCTTCAGGGACGCCGGCGCGGTCGCGCCCGGGATCCGGTCGACCGTCAGGCGGTAGGTGCGGCGGACCGTTTCACCCCGCATGTTCAGGCTGACCCGGAGGATCCGCAGCGGCCCGGTGCGCGCGGGCACGGGCAGTTGTACGGTGCGGGCCCGCGTGCCCGTGGTGCGCAGCACCACGGAGCTCTCGTGGGCGAGGCCGTCGCCGTCCTCGAAGGTGACGGTGAGGGTGATCGGTGCGGGTGTGCCGGGGCCGTCGGCGCTGAGCGCCACCCGCAGCGGCAGGGTGCGAGGAGTCCCGGCGAGCGCCAGTCCATGGCGTGGGACGGTGCGTCCGAGCGGGCGCAGGAGATCGGCGAGCGGCCGGTCGGAGAGGTCGGGGCGCAGGGTGGGCACGGGACCGCGTGCGGTGTTGATTCCGGTGACCGCGACGGGCTTGTCCGCCACGTAGCCGGGCGCCTCCAGTACGGGGGTGAGCGCGTCGACGCCCGGCAGCTTCCGGTAGGCCGCTCTGCGCTCCCCCGCCGGTACGCCTCCGGCGCCCTCGGGCCCCGCGGTGATCCTCAGGTCCGAGCCGACGGCGAACACGGCCTGGTCGTGGTCGCCCCGGTCGAGGATCGCCAGGGCAGTGGCACTGAGCGCGCCGACGGCCAGTGCCAGGGCGACGACCAGGGTCGGTCCGGCGTGCCGGGAGGCGCGGCGGCCGATCTGCCAGCCGCCGAGTGGGAGTACGAGTCCGGTGCCGCGCCGGGCCATCGGGTCGAGGAGCCGGCCGGCCAGTGGCAGCAGCCGCAGGACCAGCAGGACGGCCGCGGTGGTCATCGCGACGGGCGCCAGGACGAGCACCGGATCGACGCCGCTGCTGCCATTGCCCGCCAGGACCGGGGACCGGTGCTGCCGCAGCTGGAGCCAGCCGAGCACGGCGACCGCGACCAGGGCGACATCGGTTCCCGTGCGCTGTGCGCCGGAGTACCGGCTCAGGCGCTGTCGCAGCCGGGAGACGGTGCGCCGGTCGCGTACCGCACGCACGGTCGGCAGCAGCAGCGCGGCGCCGTGCATGACGACGGCGAGCAGCGCGACGGCCCAGGCGAGGGCGAGTGTCGACGGCTCGTCGGGGACGCCTCCGGGGACGAGCCCGCCCCGGTCCAGGAGTCGTAGCAGCGGTCCGGCGAGGAACGGTGCGGCGCAGCCCGCCGGGAGGGCTACGGCCGCCCACTGGGCGGCGGCCGCGCCGGTGATCCGCGGGGCCCCGGCGCCGCGTGCCGCGAGCAGGGCCTGTTCGG
This region includes:
- a CDS encoding FtsX-like permease family protein, whose translation is MSDRAPGAEPAFTGGLVDRVRALRSWRPDVLTIREARSDAVLLACLAALVALLTAAAAAAPPLMDRLAGHALLDRVAAVQANGPGLQFSSALEIPHTKRTEPVTFGRDLDDSGKHIMSAAPVVLTDRLVARSARVELPPVAATIGDESVALGLLYANDAPRGRSYTAGRAPGENRSRVEIAVSARTADVLGLRVGQRLTLRQGSLPVTTPAVVAGVFELGSQRIGREVPLLGDPLKVPGATTGIDRQATALTSPGALERLQRSGQVQLSATWNQQLDLTGAEAIRFSGAHGSAELQRGLYQYGQLVDDSFCRQDADGYQVCTVGAHGASPLTMSSQLPDMAARFTTEWHRAEAVISFSLVSLISVGLATCVVTALLAVRRRLDAHRLQRARGAAALGLAATRAGQTAPVVLIGMLVGLAVAWSVAPSGASSPAYGTAAVVAALAWLVLPALTWNAVRDRAPRRPADGRDGARAGARRITAEATVLLLAAAGVLALRTRGMQDATDPQLAAVPALLGLATVLLLVRCYPPPVRFLARWSARRRGAVPMIALARAAKDAPARALALLVLVITLGTAVFSSLVAGTIAEGRRTAADWHVGADASYAGAQADPETAQKLSRAPGVRHRVTVSRTSAALIGAEDGGNYGRADLVSLDASELGAAAPGSPAAAALSRAPRAGHGAVPVLTGPGLPVGTTYTSTLRGRTLTFTVVGRLTDDAAHDPALGPVLEDRDSRVLLADAAALTGFRAKDQEEKTLLLYGSAIDADVLRGIAPRATVKDSAGELRIRSEAEARDRDDGVLVALSTAHTVCSLLAALLAFVALVLDLLLSAPERGRTAAKLRTLGLGTRAVGGLQILQLLPMALAAAAGGVALGAALPALLGPALKLRYFTGGPAEPALHADYAPVALLGVGFAVLIAAAVAAETWLARRRGLGAVLRVGENGT
- a CDS encoding ABC transporter permease, with amino-acid sequence MRKRGRRTPALLRRSRHHGLVLCAAGLAVLLAATVLAALAALTERAVEGGVQRRLAADSGAAVQVAGRHGAGEEAAYVRTDKAVRAAMDDVFAGVPQHTWAAHRAPAAMSSGYPVSGADGRTVEDLTVSVVALQDRTRHARLLSGRWPRGSTAGGATEAALPRVLAARLQLRPGSRFTVDANGRGRVSLRLSGTYSAQGRSPAVWDALAGDYGSIENLVLLAPEAFTANPRLAGDSNDLWLGVPVASGLRLDGIDALAERLDNFSGSDTGRSVFHGGPAPGSELAVLDGLADTLRELDTPIAVARAGLYIPATLLAALAAAALVLTARQLAEHRRPEQALLAARGAGAPRITGAAAAQWAAVALPAGCAAPFLAGPLLRLLDRGGLVPGGVPDEPSTLALAWAVALLAVVMHGAALLLPTVRAVRDRRTVSRLRQRLSRYSGAQRTGTDVALVAVAVLGWLQLRQHRSPVLAGNGSSGVDPVLVLAPVAMTTAAVLLVLRLLPLAGRLLDPMARRGTGLVLPLGGWQIGRRASRHAGPTLVVALALAVGALSATALAILDRGDHDQAVFAVGSDLRITAGPEGAGGVPAGERRAAYRKLPGVDALTPVLEAPGYVADKPVAVTGINTARGPVPTLRPDLSDRPLADLLRPLGRTVPRHGLALAGTPRTLPLRVALSADGPGTPAPITLTVTFEDGDGLAHESSVVLRTTGTRARTVQLPVPARTGPLRILRVSLNMRGETVRRTYRLTVDRIPGATAPASLKDVTGTDVSDPGTAGCPGVEPDTFAPTPGTGPVLCGNRPRAGALLDAVLRGPDVASTSPLWDIRLAVGTVRVTPDVPALADAALLAQGTVRIGDTVDVAPPDGGALSFKVIGRIEAVPGVDRDFPRLLVDSRALTGLLAAQGRLPEAETGWLASVRGHDASAALRAVVADPRLGVATDVPHERARLADDPLRHGARGALTLCLLLAPAFAVIAFTLHTALSARDRRREFALLRAIGVRRGQLAAYLWTEQLGLSAVAALLGTLLGTLLAAAIMPVVTVNTDGQQVFPVLLTSVPWARVAMTGAATTVLICVVVGFAARFLARVDLARVLRAGDDG